Proteins from a single region of Candidatus Dormiibacterota bacterium:
- a CDS encoding cysteine desulfurase — MLQATPSEASFARIAQDFPILAHPTSRGKRLVYLDSAATSQKPQAMIDALVEYYSEYNANIHRGVYEIAARATDAFEAARAKVARFINATPEEIIWTRNATEAINLVAYAWGNANVKPGDAILVSQLEHHSNLVPWQLLAQRTGATLRFIPIDERGVHVLDDLETLLKGVKLVALSHVSNTLGTIAPLERIIPRARAAGAVVLIDGAQAAPHLPVDVRALDADFYAISAHKMLGPTGIGVLYGKRALLEAMPPFLTGGDMIHTVSYERSTFNDLPWKFEAGTSNIADAIAFGAAIDYLAAIGMDRVREHEKHLVAYALERLGTLKPRGLAIYGPQDPALISGVLSFNFADIHAHDLASILDTEGICIRAGHHCTMPLMAKMGWPATARASFYIYNSETDIDALLVGLEKAAQVFKI; from the coding sequence ATGCTGCAGGCTACGCCGTCGGAAGCCTCGTTCGCGCGCATCGCGCAGGATTTCCCGATCCTCGCGCATCCGACGTCACGCGGTAAGCGTCTGGTCTATCTGGACTCCGCCGCGACCTCGCAGAAGCCGCAGGCGATGATCGATGCGTTAGTCGAGTATTACTCGGAGTACAACGCCAACATCCATCGCGGCGTCTACGAAATAGCCGCGCGCGCAACCGATGCCTTCGAGGCGGCCCGGGCCAAGGTCGCGCGCTTCATCAACGCCACGCCCGAAGAAATCATCTGGACCCGCAACGCGACCGAGGCGATCAATCTCGTAGCGTACGCCTGGGGCAACGCGAACGTCAAACCCGGCGATGCGATCTTGGTATCGCAACTCGAGCATCATTCGAATCTCGTGCCGTGGCAACTCCTGGCGCAGCGGACCGGCGCAACGCTCCGCTTTATCCCTATCGACGAACGCGGCGTCCACGTTCTCGACGATCTCGAAACGCTGCTGAAGGGCGTGAAACTCGTAGCGCTCTCGCACGTGAGCAACACGCTCGGCACGATCGCTCCGCTCGAACGCATCATCCCGCGCGCCCGCGCCGCCGGTGCGGTGGTGCTGATCGACGGCGCGCAAGCGGCCCCGCACCTGCCCGTCGACGTTCGCGCGCTCGATGCCGATTTCTACGCCATAAGCGCGCACAAGATGCTCGGGCCGACGGGTATCGGCGTGCTGTACGGTAAGCGCGCGTTGCTCGAGGCGATGCCACCGTTCTTAACCGGTGGCGACATGATCCACACCGTTTCGTACGAGCGTTCGACCTTCAACGATCTCCCGTGGAAATTCGAAGCCGGAACGAGCAATATCGCGGACGCCATCGCGTTCGGCGCGGCCATCGACTACCTCGCCGCGATCGGCATGGATCGCGTTCGCGAGCACGAGAAGCATTTGGTAGCCTACGCGCTCGAACGCCTGGGTACGCTCAAACCTCGCGGACTCGCGATCTACGGCCCGCAAGATCCCGCGCTCATCTCGGGCGTGCTCTCGTTCAATTTTGCCGACATTCACGCGCACGATCTGGCGTCGATCCTGGACACCGAAGGAATCTGCATTCGCGCGGGGCACCACTGCACGATGCCTCTGATGGCGAAAATGGGCTGGCCGGCAACTGCTCGCGCGTCCTTCTATATCTATAATAGCGAAACCGACATCGATGCCTTGCTGGTGGGGCTCGAAAAAGCAGCGCAGGTTTTTAAAATTTAA
- a CDS encoding DUF485 domain-containing protein — MQLHHLTPPEWDRLAGDPDFRALVAAKRRFIIPATIFFLLYFFALPVLLGIAPALMRRTVAGPLTFAFAFALSEFAMAWILLALYLLRARRFDEMAEALVTRARERLSA, encoded by the coding sequence GTGCAACTTCATCACCTCACACCCCCGGAATGGGATCGCCTCGCGGGCGACCCGGATTTCCGCGCGCTGGTAGCGGCAAAACGCCGGTTTATTATTCCCGCCACGATCTTTTTTTTGCTGTATTTCTTCGCGTTGCCGGTGTTGCTTGGGATCGCTCCCGCCTTGATGCGACGCACCGTCGCGGGCCCCCTCACGTTCGCTTTCGCGTTCGCCCTCTCCGAGTTCGCGATGGCCTGGATCTTGTTGGCCCTCTATTTGCTGCGAGCCCGGAGATTCGATGAGATGGCCGAGGCGCTTGTAACGCGCGCGCGCGAACGGCTCTCGGCATGA
- a CDS encoding SUF system NifU family Fe-S cluster assembly protein, producing the protein MDDFYRDYILDHYRNPRNFGHLERVTAQAEDINPLCGDKIKVELDVGADGTVNDVRFSGQGCAISQASASMLTESVKGMKLEDVAKLSKDVVLENVGIGISPTRMKCAMLGLRVLKSAAIGEIAGWPDES; encoded by the coding sequence ATGGACGATTTTTACCGAGACTACATTCTGGATCACTATCGTAATCCGCGCAATTTCGGGCACCTCGAACGCGTAACGGCGCAAGCTGAGGATATCAATCCTCTCTGCGGCGACAAGATTAAGGTGGAACTCGATGTCGGCGCCGACGGTACGGTCAACGACGTGCGCTTTTCGGGCCAAGGCTGCGCCATCAGCCAAGCCTCGGCGTCGATGCTGACCGAGAGCGTCAAGGGTATGAAGCTGGAAGATGTCGCAAAGCTCTCAAAGGATGTCGTTCTAGAGAACGTCGGCATCGGGATCAGCCCCACGCGCATGAAGTGCGCGATGCTCGGGTTGCGAGTCCTCAAGAGCGCGGCGATCGGCGAGATTGCCGGATGGCCGGATGAGTCGTAG
- a CDS encoding cation acetate symporter: MTTQTLVMFGVFVAITLVVTYWAAGQSSTSRGFYAAHRSISGIQNGWAIAGDYMSAASFLGITGLIAFGGFDGFMYAVGWLVAYLAVLFLIAEPLRNAGKYTIVDVIAFRLRGRGVRAIAAISTLAITLFYMIAQMVGAGSVVDLLLPHVGYTLAIVIVGLLMMVYVLFGGMLATTWVQIIKAALLLFTALMLSVLVLAHYGFSIAAFLQAAANLRVDRVATNLLQPGAIFNGAHGALDLISLSLALILGTAGLPHILMRFFTVPTAKAARSSVAWAMVLIGIFYLSTSVLGLGAATIVGQEHIGKRVTNTQAIRYIIRHPAEQHDLNNDLRKNGYLVPVRNSNLAAPLLANALGGGLLTAFVSAVAFATILAVVAGLTIAASSAFAHDIWWNLVRNGAGEEQEYVFVARLTAVVVGLLSIVLSIGLREQNVAFLVGLAFAVAASANVPALVFALLWKRFSRAGAIVGMLCGLISSLALIVVGPAVMGAHALFPLDNPGIVSIPLGFIGAIAGTLLVRDPESEAMYAQLHVRAETGIGAEV; the protein is encoded by the coding sequence ATGACCACGCAAACGCTCGTCATGTTCGGAGTCTTCGTCGCCATCACGCTAGTGGTGACGTACTGGGCCGCCGGGCAGAGCTCCACCAGCCGTGGATTCTACGCGGCTCACCGTTCGATCAGCGGCATCCAAAACGGCTGGGCGATCGCGGGCGATTACATGTCGGCCGCTTCGTTTTTAGGCATCACCGGGCTCATAGCGTTCGGCGGGTTCGACGGGTTTATGTACGCGGTCGGCTGGCTGGTCGCGTATCTCGCCGTGCTGTTTCTCATCGCCGAACCCCTGCGCAACGCCGGAAAGTACACGATCGTCGACGTGATTGCGTTTCGTCTACGCGGGCGCGGCGTTCGCGCCATTGCGGCGATTTCAACGCTTGCCATCACGCTTTTCTACATGATCGCCCAGATGGTCGGGGCCGGATCGGTCGTCGACCTGCTCTTGCCCCACGTGGGCTACACGCTGGCGATCGTCATCGTCGGCCTCTTGATGATGGTCTACGTGCTCTTCGGCGGAATGCTGGCAACGACGTGGGTACAGATCATCAAGGCGGCGCTGCTGCTCTTCACCGCCCTCATGCTCTCCGTCTTGGTCCTCGCGCACTACGGATTTTCGATAGCGGCGTTCTTACAAGCCGCTGCGAACCTGCGAGTCGATCGCGTCGCCACGAACCTTTTACAGCCCGGCGCCATCTTCAACGGCGCACACGGAGCCCTCGACCTCATCTCACTGAGCCTAGCCTTGATACTGGGAACGGCCGGCCTTCCGCACATCCTCATGCGATTCTTCACGGTGCCGACCGCGAAAGCCGCGCGTTCGTCGGTAGCGTGGGCGATGGTATTGATCGGCATCTTCTACCTGAGCACCTCGGTGCTGGGCCTGGGAGCCGCAACGATCGTCGGGCAAGAGCACATCGGTAAGCGCGTAACCAATACGCAAGCGATCCGCTACATCATTCGCCACCCGGCCGAACAGCACGATCTCAACAACGATTTGAGAAAAAACGGCTACTTAGTCCCCGTTCGCAACAGCAATCTCGCCGCGCCCCTGCTCGCCAACGCCCTCGGCGGCGGTTTGCTGACCGCGTTCGTTTCGGCGGTCGCATTCGCAACGATCCTCGCCGTCGTTGCGGGCCTAACGATCGCCGCCTCGTCCGCATTCGCGCACGATATCTGGTGGAATCTCGTGCGTAACGGCGCGGGCGAAGAACAAGAATACGTCTTCGTTGCTCGCCTAACCGCTGTCGTCGTCGGCCTGCTCTCGATCGTCCTTTCGATCGGCTTGCGAGAACAAAACGTCGCATTTCTCGTGGGATTGGCCTTCGCCGTCGCCGCCAGCGCCAACGTCCCGGCGCTCGTCTTTGCGCTACTATGGAAACGCTTCTCGCGCGCGGGTGCGATCGTCGGCATGCTCTGCGGCCTGATCTCGTCGCTAGCCCTGATCGTCGTCGGCCCCGCCGTCATGGGCGCGCACGCGCTTTTTCCGCTCGACAATCCCGGCATCGTTTCGATACCGTTAGGATTTATCGGCGCGATCGCCGGCACGCTCCTCGTTCGCGATCCCGAATCCGAAGCGATGTACGCCCAACTCCACGTGCGCGCAGAAACCGGCATCGGCGCCGAAGTATAA